One region of Cucurbita pepo subsp. pepo cultivar mu-cu-16 chromosome LG03, ASM280686v2, whole genome shotgun sequence genomic DNA includes:
- the LOC111791646 gene encoding mediator of RNA polymerase II transcription subunit 12-like — translation MQRYHPASCTSAVNNSAIVGPSARDTVRADSSSLPGNFPLNSRRPAPLTPYKLKCEKEALNNRLGPPDFLPQSPNCPEENLTREYAQSGYRETVEGLEESREILLTQVPAFSKQLVIKCKDATRKRLRAINDSRAQKRKAGQVYGIPLSVSLLTKPGIFPEQRPCSEDFRRKWIEGLSQQHKRLRSLTDNVPHGYRKRALFEVLIRNNVPLLRATWFIKITYLNQVRPNSASISCGAFDKAQLTRTEFWTKDVVDYLECLVEEFFSRSNSHLTPPDKDRPQQMFSVGFSHTKGDPPSETADGEEPSLHFKWWYVVRLLQWHQAEGLLLPSLIVDWVLGQLEENDVLEILELLLPIIYGVLNTIVLSQTYVRTLVRISVRFIRDSFPGGSDLVDNSRRAYTTSALVEMLRYLVLAVPDTFVALDCFPFPPCIVSHTVNDGNFGSKAPEDAAKVRYTSAEIASPFRSKSIDFQYQSSAFDNVVSSIQKCADNLAKAVSPKFPICSVAKAVRALDKSLLHGDIGVAYKYLFEDCCNGSIYEGWFEEVSPCLRMSLKWIQTVNVAFACSVFFLCEWATCDYRDFWGAAPRDIKFTGGKDFSQVYIATRLLKKKARDLESLSGLRYENSSVLNSTIVKGPNHQNSLFGRKPVGHLFEPKSRLKRLGGTGSLDLFESPGPLHDILVCWIDQHEVQKGEGFKRVQLLIVELVRAGIFYPHSYVRQLIVSGIMDSNGPAVDSDKRRRHQQMLKHLPGSLMHATLDDGKIAQGKQLVEVINVYSKERRLVLHGAVCEQQSDIGSANVSYNQKRKICPTSDKVSSSVTSVNQLKPIQSFSSTSSTRSVKSEVDIEELKEAISLLLRFPNSSSLPIDTSLDDTSGAGKKSFVSVYGKIDIAEAAHGCEDCRRAKKQKVSDERNLYLHVSSPIPSDDEDMWWVKKGPKSSETLKVDPPLKTTKPVSKGRRKTQSLAHLAASRIEGSQGASTSHVCDNKVACPHHRSGIEGGATRGVDGGKLDLGGDIVSIGKSIKRFRLTEKRAISSWLMTVVKQVIEESEKPIPKAGQFGRSLTAVDDRNTIRWKLGEDQLSSILYLSDVCNDFVSGVKFLLWLLPKVLISSNSTINNRRNILVLPKNIENQVCEVGEAYVLSSLQRYENILVAADLMSEALSSITHRAMAIVASNGRISGSAVVAYARYLLKKYSSMPSVIEWEKSFKATCDKRLIAELDPGSTLEGEMGLPLGVPAGVEDLDDFFRQKIGSGRLSRVGMSMRELVGRHVDDAFHYLFGKDRKVFSGGVPKVLATEKSDEGYQIAQKIITGLMECIRHTGGAAQEGDPSLVSSAVSAIVGNLGSTVSKMPDFIVGGGSNFPSASGSLDFARRILCIHITCLCLLKEALGERQSRVFEIALATEAFSALAGVYPPGKTSRSQFQSLADPHDSNTHVFGDNSKVMVGRATKVAAAISALVIGAVIQGVCSLERLVTLLRLKEGLDFIQFVRATRPNANGNTRTIGMHKIESSIEDYVHWFRLLVGNCRTVFDGLIVELLGEPSIVALFRMQRLLPLSLVLPPAYSIFSFVAWGPFILNSVVTAREDVNQLCQSLTIAIGDIVRHFPFRDVCLRDSQGFYNHLMVDTSDVEFASILELNGSDIPLKSMAFVPLRARLFLNAIIDCKLPSSMYNQDVGSRISGIGDGKGQYSERKMKLLDRLVHVLDTLQPAKFHWQWVELRLLLNEQAIIEKLETLETRDMSLADAVRLPSPSPEKVAASDNEKNFIEIILTRLLVRPDAASLFSDVIHLLGRSLEDSMLLQTKWFLGGQDVLFGRKSIRQRLTNIAESKGLSTKTMFWKPWGWCLSGSDTSYLEEGEVVEEGTDSRKYSQKSVQMLDDEVLHSSQQFVTERALIELVLPCIDQSSEESRNTFANDLIKQLNNIELQINSVTSGTSKQTGPVPSGIEGPVSKGSSRKMKGGSPGLARRLAASTDSPLPSPAALRASMSLRLQLLLRLLPVILEDREPSGRNMRHMLASVILRLLGNRMVHEDANLTFCPTHSSMVKKEVESPSEASYSVFADLPGESLFARMLLVLHGLLSSCQPSWLGVKTAAKSTNETSKDSSALVRELAESLQNELHVMQLPDMIRWRIQAAMPIPLPPGRCFLSYQPPTISLSALSSFQSSPSTHGIGSGNSSSMPQGSKMSSPRVVPSAPGKSKSLPPQQDYDTEIDPWLLLEDGAGSSQSSCNAAVIGGSEHANFRASYWLKGAVRVRRTDLTYIGAMDDDS, via the exons ATGCAAAGGTATCATCCTGCCAGCTGCACTAGTGCAGTTAATAATAGTGCAATAGTTGGGCCCTCAGCAAGGGATACTGTCCGAGctgattcttcttcattgcCAGGCAATTTTCCCTTAAACTCCAG GCGGCCAGCCCCACTTACACCGTACAAGTTGAAGTGTGAGAAGGAGGCTTTAAATAACCG GCTAGGACCTCCCGACTTTCTCCCTCAATCGCCAAACTGTCCCGAGGAGAACCTCACCAGAGAATATGCACAGTCGGGATACAGAGAGACTGTTGAAGGACTTGAG GAGTCCAGAGAGATCTTGCTGACTCAGGTTCCAGCCTTCTCTAAGCAACTTGTCATCAAGTGCAAAGAC GCTACAAGAAAACGTCTGAGGGCCATAAATGATTCACGTGCTCAGAAGCGGAAG GCTGGTCAAGTTTATGGCATTCCCCTATCTGTTTCTTTGTTAACAAAGCCTGGCATCTTTCCCGAACAAAGACCTTGTAGTGAAGATTTTCGGAGAAAGTGGATTGAG GGTTTGTCACAACAGCATAAACGTTTGCGGTCTTTGACAGATAATGTTCCTCATGGGTATAGGAAAAGGGCTCTTTTTGAAGTTCTCATTAGGAATAATGTCCCGTTGCTGAGAGCAACTTGGTTCATCAAAATTACTTATCTTAATCAG GTGCGCCCTAATTCTGCTAGTATTTCATGTGGAGCATTTGACAAAGCACAGTTGACCCGCACAGAATTTTGGACCAAAGATGTGGTTGACTATTTGGAATGCCTTGTGGAGgaatttttttcaagaagCAATTCTCATTTGACTCCACCAGACAAAGACCGCCCTCAACAAATGTTTTCTGTTGGGTTTTCACATACAAAGGGAGATCCTCCATCAGAGACTGCTGATGGTGAAGAGCCCTCTTTACATTTCAAATGGTGGTATGTTGTCAGGCTCTTGCAATGGCATCAAGCTGAAGGGCTTCTGCTTCCCTCTCTCATTGTCGATTGGGTGCTGGGACAATTAGAG GAAAATGATGTTCTTGAGATTTTGGAGTTGCTGCTGCCAATTATATATGGGGTTCTAAATACAATTGTCCTATCTCAGACCTATGTACGCACTCTTGTCAGAATTTCTGTTCGGTTTATTCGAGATTCTTTTCCTGGTGGGTCAGATCTAGTAGATAATTCAAGGAGAGCATACACAACATCTGCTTTGGTGGAGATGCTTCGCTATTTAGTTCTGGCTGTGCCTGACACATTTGTTGCTTTGGATTGCTTCCCGTTTCCACCTTGTATTGTATCACATACAGTTAATGATGGGAATTTTGGCTCAAAGGCACCTGAGGATGCGGCAAAAGTGAGATATACTTCAGCAGAGATTGCCAGTCCATTCAGAAGCAAGAGTATTGATTTTCAGTATCAATCCTCAGCTTTTGATAATGTTGTTTCATCAATACAGAAATGTGCAGACAATCTTGCAAAGGCAGTAAGTCCTAAATTCCCAATTTGCAGTGTGGCTAAAGCTGTGCGTGCATTGGATAAGTCTCTACTACATGGAGATATTGGGGTAGCTTATAAGTATCTTTTTGAAGACTGCTGTAACGGATCCATTTATGAAGGTTGGTTTGAAGAAGTAAGTCCATGTTTAAGGATGTCATTGAAATGGATCCAGACTGTCAATGTGGCATTTGCTTGTTCAGTGTTTTTCCTATGTGAGTGGGCAACATGTGACTACAGGGATTTTTGGGGTGCTGCCCCTCGTGACATAAAGTTCACCGGTGGAAAAGATTTTTCTCAGGTTTATATTGCCACTAGACttctgaaaaagaaagccaGAGATCTAGAAAGTTTATCTGGACTTAGATATGAAAACTCAAGTGTACTCAATTCCACTATTGTTAAGGGTCCCAACCATCAGAACAGTTTGTTTGGTAGGAAACCAGTTGGACATTTATTTGAACCTAAAAGTAGGTTAAAAAGGTTGGGTGGTACTGGTTCTCTTGACTTGTTTGAAAGTCCAGGTCCTTTACATGATATTCTGGTTTGTTGGATTGATCAACATGAAGTGCAAAAAGGAGAAGGTTTTAAGCGTGTTCAGCTTCTCATAGTGGAACTTGTACGTGCTGGTATATTTTATCCCCATTCATATGTAAGGCAGCTAATAGTTAGTGGAATTATGGATTCCAATGGACCAGCAGTTGATTCAGATAAAAGGAGGAGACACCAACAAATGTTGAAGCATTTACCTGGAAGTCTGATGCATGCCACCCTGGATGATGGGAAAATCGCCCAAGGAAAACAACTTGTAGAGGTTATTAATGTTTATTCCAAAGAACGTCGTCTGGTACTTCATGGGGCTGTATGTGAACAACAGAGTGATATTGGTAGTGCAAATGTATCATACAATCAAAAACGAAAAATTTGTCCAACCTCTGATAAGGTTTCTAGTTCTGTAACTTCTGTTAATCAATTGAAACCTATTCAGTCATTTTCCAGTACAAGCTCTACTAGAAGTGTAAAAAGTGAAGTTGACATTGAAGAGCTGAAAGAAGCCATCTCATTGCTTTTGCGGTTTCCAAACAGTTCTTCACTTCCCATAGACACTAGTCTAGATGATACATCAGGGGCCGGTAAAAAGTCTTTTGTGTCAGTATATGGAAAAATCGATATTGCAGAAGCAGCACATGGGTGTGAAGATTGTAGAAGAGCCAAAAAACAGAAAGTAAGTGATGAAAGGAACCTGTACCTTCATGTGTCTTCACCAATTCCATCAGATGATGAAGATATGTGGTGGGTGAAGAAGGGGCCTAAATCCTCAGAAACATTGAAGGTTGATCCACCTTTAAAGACAACAAAGCCAGTTTCTAAGGGAAGACGCAAGACACAAAGTCTTGCTCATCTAGCTGCATCTAGAATTGAAGGTAGTCAGGGTGCATCAACGAGTCATGTATGTGACAATAAGGTAGCCTGTCCTCACCATAGATCTGGAATTGAAGGTGGTGCTACCAGAGGAGTAGATGGTGGCAAATTAGACCTTGGTGGAGATATAGTTTCTATTGGGAAAAGTATAAAACGATTTCGACTTACAGAGAAGCGAGCAATTTCTAGTTGGTTGATGACTGTTGTTAAGCAGGTTATTGAGGAGTCTGAAAAACCTATCCCAAAAGCTGGACAATTTGGTCGGTCTTTAACGGCTGTTGATGATAGGAATACTATACGTTGGAAGCTTGGAGAGGACCAGCTTTCATCCATATTGTATTTATCAGATGTATGTAATGATTTTGTTTCAGGGGTCAAATTTCTCCTCTGGTTGCTGCCAAAAGTCCTAATTAGTTCAAATTCTACAATCAACAACCGGAGGAACATTCTAGTTTTACCAAAGAATATTGAAAATCAAGTGTGTGAAGTGGGTGAGGCATATGTATTATCTTCTCTCCAAAG ATATGAGAATATACTTGTCGCAGCTGATCTTATGTCAGAAGCACTGTCATCCATAACACATCGTGCTATGGCTATTGTGGCTTCAAATGGCCGTATTTCAGGCTCTGCAGTGGTAGCTTATGCTCGTTATCTGTTGAAAAAGTATAGCAGCATGCCTAGTGTCATTGAATGGGAGAAGAGTTTTAAGGCCACCTGTGACAAAAGACTAATTGCTGAACTTGATCCAGGGAGTACATTGGAAGGAGAGATGGGGCTTCCACTTGGAGTTCCTGCAGGTGTGGAGGATCTTGATGATTTCTTTAGGCAAAAGATTGGGAGTGGTCGACTCTCTAGGGTTGGAATGAGTATGCGAGAGTTGGTTGGGCGACATGTTGATGATGCTTTCCACTATTTGTTTGGAAAAGATAGGAAAGTCTTTAGTGGTGGTGTGCCAAAGGTTCTTGCCACAGAGAAATCAGACGAGGGATACCAGATAGCTCAAAAAATAATCACAGGATTAATGGAATGCATCAGGCATACCGGTGGTGCTGCACAGGAAGGCGATCCATCCTTGGTGTCTTCTGCTGTTTCAGCTATTGTTGGTAATCTGGGTTCAACTGTGTCTAAGATGCCTGATTTTATAGTTGGAGGTGGCTCAAATTTTCCATCCGCTTCTGGTTCATTGGACTTTGCCAGACGCATTTTATGCATTCATATTACCTGCCTATGCCTACTCAAGGAAGCTCTAGGAGAGCGTCAAAGCCGTGTATTTGAGATTGCTCTTGCAACAGAAGCCTTTTCTGCACTTGCTGGAGTTTATCCTCCTGGGAAGACATCAAGGTCTCAGTTTCAATCATTAGCAGATCCCCATGATTCTAACACTCATGTCTTTGGTGATAACTCAAAAGTAATGGTTGGTAGAGCTACAAAAGTTGCAGCAGCTATTTCTGCACTTGTCATTGGGGCAGTTATTCAGGGGGTTTGTAGTCTGGAACGGCTTGTAACACTCTTAAGGTTAAAAGAGGGGTTagattttattcaatttgttAGGGCTACTAGGCCAAATGCAAATGGCAACACCCGTACAATTGGAATGCACAAGATTGAAAGCTCCATTGAGGATTATGTGCATTGGTTTAGATTGCTTGTTGGAAATTGCAGAACTGTGTTTGATGGGTTGATTGTTGAGCTACTAGGTGAGCCATCTATTGTGGCACTTTTTAGAATGCAACGGTTGCTTCCACTTAGCTTGGTCTTACCTCCTGCCTATTCTATATTCTCATTTGTAGCATGGGGCCCTTTTATCTTGAATTCTGTTGTTACAGCTCGTGAAGATGTGAATCAACTGTGCCAATCTTTAACAATTGCAATTGGCGATATTGTAAGACATTTTCCATTCCGAGATGTCTGTTTAAGGGACAGTCAGGGATTCTATAACCATTTGATGGTAGATACCAGCGATGTTGAATTTGCTTCTATACTGGAGTTAAATGGTTCTGATATCCCCTTGAAGTCCATGGCCTTTGTTCCTCTACGTGCAAGGCTTTTCTTGAATGCTATTATTGATTGTAAGTTGCCAAGTTCTATGTATAATCAAGATGTTGGAAGTAGGATTTCAGGAATTGGTGATGGTAAGGGTCAGTATTctgagagaaaaatgaagcttCTGGACAGGCTTGTGCATGTTTTGGATACCTTACAACCTGCTAAGTTCCATTGGCAGTGGGTGGAACTTAGGCTTCTTTTGAACGAACAAGCCATTATTGAGAAACTTGAGACACTTGAGACACGAGATATGTCTTTAGCCGATGCTGTTCGTTTGCCTTCGCCAAGTCCTGAAAAAGTTGCTGCTTCTGATAATGAGAAGAATTTTATTGAGATTATCCTAACAAGGTTGTTGGTCAGGCCAGATGCTGCATCTCTTTTTTCAGATGTGATTCATCTCCTTGGCCGTTCTCTTGAAGATTCAATGTTGTTGCAGACGAAATGGTTTCTAGGAGGTCAAGATGTCCTATTTGGAAGGAAATCAATTCGACAGAGGCTAACTAATATTGCTGAGAGTAAAGGTTTATCAACTAAAACCATGTTTTGGAAGCCTTGGGGTTGGTGTCTTTCTGGCTCGGATACTTCCTATCTTGAAGAAGGAGAGGTTGTCGAAGAAGGCACTGACTCTAGAAAGTATAGCCAAAAGTCTGTCCAAATGCTTGACGATGAAGTCTTGCATTCCAGTCAGCAGTTTGTGACTGAGAGGGCTCTTATTGAATTAGTTCTTCCATGCATAGATCAAAGCTCTGAAGAATCACGCAACACCTTTGCTAACGATTTAATTAAGCAGTTGAATAATATTGAGCTACAAATAAACTCAGTTACTTCAGGGACAAGTAAACAAACAGGACCTGTGCCCTCAGGGATTGAGGGCCCTGTAAGCAAAGGAAGTAGTCGCAAAATGAAAGGTGGCAGTCCAGGACTGGCTAGACGATTAGCTGCCTCAACAGATTCTCCTCTACCCTCCCCTGCAGCTTTGCGAGCATCAATGTCATTGCGTTTACAATTATTATTGAGATTACTTCCTGTCATCCTCGAAGATAG GGAGCCATCAGGACGGAACATGAGGCATATGCTTGCCTCTGTTATCCTTCGTCTTCTTGGAAATCGAATGGTTCATGAGGATGCAAACCTTACCTTTTGTCCCACCCACAGTTCGATGGTAAAGAAGGAAGTAGAGTCACCTTCCGAAGCTTCATATTCTGTATTTGCAGATTTACCAGGTGAAAGTCTTTTTGCTAGGATGTTATTGGTTCTACATGGGCTTTTGAGCAGTTGCCAGCCAAGTTGGCTAGGTGTGAAGACTGCTGCAAAGTCGACCAATGAAACAAGCAAGGACTCTAGTGCTCTTGTTCGTGAACTGGCTGAAAGTTTACAG AatgaattgcacgttatgCAACTACCTGATATGATTAGATGGCGCATCCAAGCCGCAATGCCAATTCCACTTCCTCCTGGTCGATGCTTTTTATCTTACCAGCCACCAACAATATCCCTTTCTGccctttcttcatttcaatCCAGCCCTTCCACACACGGGATTGGTTCTGGAAATAGTAGCAGCATGCCTCAAGGGAGCAAGATGTCATCGCCCCGAGTTGTTCCTAGCGCACCTGGAAAGTCAAAATCTTTGCCACCACAGCAGGATTACGATACAGAAATTGACCCTTGGTTGCTTCTAGAAGATGGTGCTGGATCAAGTCAATCTTCCTGCAATGCTGCTGTAATCGGCGGTAGTGAACATGCAAATTTCCGAGCATCATACTGGCTAAAAGGGGCAGTTCGGGTGAGACGAACAGATTTGACATACATCGGCGCAATGGATGACGACAGCTAA